One Nodosilinea sp. FACHB-141 DNA segment encodes these proteins:
- a CDS encoding ATP-binding protein, protein MIATSPSAQQQKWDTLSFVSTLYLQPVLELLLRDVPATWQAEVRLGLQEALVNAAKHGNRLDPAKCISVKYTTSASHLWWVITDQGGGFSHPCSCDEAVDDNCTSNPGECGRGLYILYQIFDQVIWHNEGRELHLGKVVRQPRRLPLIR, encoded by the coding sequence GTGATAGCAACTTCTCCATCTGCACAGCAGCAAAAGTGGGACACCCTGAGTTTCGTGTCTACCCTATATTTGCAGCCAGTTCTAGAACTCTTGCTGAGAGATGTTCCTGCGACCTGGCAAGCCGAGGTGCGGCTAGGCTTGCAAGAAGCCCTTGTCAACGCTGCTAAGCACGGCAATCGCCTTGATCCGGCTAAGTGCATTTCGGTTAAATATACTACATCAGCGTCTCATCTATGGTGGGTGATCACTGACCAAGGCGGCGGATTTAGCCATCCCTGTAGCTGCGACGAAGCCGTTGATGACAACTGCACCTCTAACCCTGGAGAATGCGGTCGCGGTCTCTACATTCTCTACCAAATATTTGATCAAGTGATTTGGCACAACGAGGGCCGAGAGCTGCACTTGGGCAAAGTGGTGCGGCAGCCTCGTCGGCTACCGCTCATTCGCTAA
- a CDS encoding M42 family metallopeptidase — protein sequence MSYDALFTKISDLVMCHSPSGAEDEINQHLMADLANLGVEHWRDEADNVIAKIPGRDDSRAIAITAHKDEIGTLVKSIYADGRVSVRKLGGSFPWVYGEGVMDLLGDQHTISGVLSFGSRHVSHESPQKAQQESQPVTWETAWVETKRSPQELAAAGIRPGTRVVVGKHRKQPFRLGDHIASYTLDNKASLAILLMLAERLQQPPVTVYLVASAKEEVGAVGALYFSQRHRLEALIALEICPLAAEYSIQPGEVPVLLSQDGYGLYDEGLNAELSRAATAHDLPIQMAVISGFGSDGSIAMKFGHVSRAACLSFPTHNTHGYEIAHLGAIAHCAAILEHYCNDL from the coding sequence ATGTCCTACGACGCTCTGTTTACAAAGATTTCCGACCTAGTCATGTGCCATTCGCCCAGTGGTGCGGAGGACGAAATCAATCAACATTTGATGGCTGACTTGGCCAACTTGGGGGTAGAGCACTGGCGCGATGAGGCCGACAACGTCATTGCAAAAATTCCAGGGCGCGATGACAGCCGGGCCATTGCGATCACCGCCCACAAAGATGAGATCGGCACCTTGGTCAAAAGCATCTACGCCGACGGGCGAGTGTCGGTGCGCAAGCTGGGCGGCTCGTTTCCCTGGGTCTACGGTGAGGGCGTGATGGATCTGCTGGGGGATCAGCACACCATCAGCGGTGTTTTGAGCTTTGGCTCGCGCCACGTCTCCCACGAGTCGCCCCAGAAAGCCCAGCAAGAGAGCCAGCCGGTCACCTGGGAGACCGCCTGGGTAGAGACCAAGCGATCGCCCCAAGAGCTCGCTGCCGCCGGCATTCGCCCCGGCACCCGAGTGGTGGTGGGCAAGCACCGCAAACAGCCCTTTCGCCTGGGCGACCATATCGCCAGCTACACCCTCGACAACAAAGCCTCACTGGCGATTTTGCTGATGCTGGCCGAGCGGCTGCAGCAACCGCCCGTGACCGTCTACCTGGTCGCGTCTGCCAAAGAAGAAGTGGGGGCGGTAGGCGCTCTGTACTTCTCCCAACGCCATCGACTAGAGGCTCTAATCGCTCTAGAAATTTGCCCTTTAGCGGCTGAATATTCTATTCAGCCAGGCGAGGTGCCGGTGTTGCTGAGTCAAGACGGCTACGGCCTCTACGACGAAGGCCTAAATGCAGAGCTGAGCCGGGCTGCAACCGCCCACGACCTACCCATTCAAATGGCGGTGATTAGCGGCTTTGGCAGCGACGGCTCGATCGCCATGAAGTTTGGCCACGTGTCGCGGGCCGCCTGCCTGAGCTTCCCAACCCACAACACCCACGGCTATGAGATCGCTCATTTAGGGGCGATCGCCCACTGCGCCGCCATTCTAGAGCACTACTGTAACGACCTGTGA
- a CDS encoding phospholipase D-like domain-containing protein, producing MGISSQFRSEATLPTLAPLPQDPYIRAYFNHNQAATYTDPYRQITRHGDDLEQVVVDAIATAQTSIDVAVHEFSLPGIARALADRKAAGVEVRVVVENTYSTPVAKRNSGGLAELDEHFQDKVNDLYAFIDADQDGVLSDDELRDRDVLTILAQANIPLIDDTADGSKGSGLMHHKFMAIDGRTVVTGSANWTLSCTHGDFSDPDSRGNANSILVIDSQPLAQRFQQEFNWLWGDGPGGQPNSLFGLQKPHRPSALVSPPGSALEVQFSPTSKTRPWAQSVNGLIAKTLGQATQSIHLALFVFSEQAISDQLLPVANRGVPIKTLIDPGFAYRSYSEGLDMLGITIPDHNCKRDNSVPWANPITTVGVPALPPGDKLHHKFAVLDQSVVLIGSQNWSQAANTTNDENLLVIRNATVAAHFEREFQRLYDGAELGMTPQLQGAIARQQEKCGL from the coding sequence GTGGGGATCAGTAGCCAGTTTCGCAGCGAGGCTACGCTTCCCACCCTCGCTCCGCTGCCGCAGGATCCATACATTCGAGCGTATTTTAACCACAACCAGGCGGCGACCTATACCGACCCCTACCGCCAGATCACTCGCCATGGGGATGATTTAGAGCAGGTGGTGGTGGATGCGATCGCCACTGCCCAAACCTCCATTGATGTGGCGGTCCATGAGTTCTCGCTGCCGGGGATCGCCCGCGCTCTGGCCGATCGCAAGGCCGCAGGGGTAGAGGTGAGGGTGGTGGTCGAGAACACCTACAGCACGCCGGTAGCCAAGCGAAATTCTGGAGGGCTGGCCGAGCTAGACGAGCATTTCCAGGACAAGGTCAACGATCTGTATGCCTTCATTGATGCTGACCAGGATGGGGTGCTGAGTGATGATGAGTTGCGCGATCGCGACGTGCTCACCATTCTCGCCCAGGCCAACATTCCCCTCATTGACGACACAGCCGACGGCAGTAAGGGCAGCGGCCTGATGCACCACAAATTTATGGCGATCGATGGTCGTACCGTTGTCACTGGATCCGCCAACTGGACCTTGAGCTGCACCCATGGAGACTTTTCGGATCCAGATAGTCGGGGAAACGCCAACAGCATTCTCGTGATCGATAGTCAGCCCCTGGCCCAGCGGTTTCAGCAAGAGTTTAACTGGCTGTGGGGCGATGGCCCCGGTGGGCAACCCAATAGTCTGTTTGGGCTACAAAAACCTCACCGGCCTTCGGCCCTAGTTTCGCCTCCCGGTTCGGCGCTGGAAGTGCAGTTTTCGCCCACCTCAAAAACTCGGCCCTGGGCCCAGAGCGTCAACGGGCTGATTGCCAAAACCCTGGGCCAGGCCACCCAGAGCATTCACCTAGCCCTGTTTGTCTTTTCTGAGCAGGCGATTAGCGACCAGCTGTTGCCGGTGGCCAATCGAGGAGTGCCCATCAAAACTTTGATTGATCCTGGCTTTGCCTACCGCAGCTATAGCGAAGGGCTCGACATGCTGGGGATCACTATCCCCGACCACAACTGCAAGCGCGACAACAGCGTACCCTGGGCGAATCCAATTACTACCGTTGGGGTGCCGGCCTTGCCGCCTGGCGATAAGCTGCACCACAAGTTTGCGGTGCTTGACCAGAGCGTAGTGCTGATTGGCTCTCAAAACTGGAGTCAGGCCGCCAACACCACCAATGACGAAAACCTGCTGGTGATTCGCAATGCCACGGTGGCGGCCCACTTTGAACGCGAGTTTCAGCGGCTGTACGACGGGGCAGAACTGGGCATGACGCCGCAGTTGCAGGGAGCAATCGCCCGTCAACAGGAAAAATGTGGGTTGTAG
- a CDS encoding CBS domain-containing protein translates to MAKTVADVMTSNPISVAPDTVLKDAIQLMADNHVGGLPVINADNHLVGILSESDLMWQTTGVDMPAYIMLLDSVIYLKTPNQYNQELHKALGQLVKDVMTDHVVTIAPDKSLREAAHLMHDKQVRRLPVIDADKQVVGILTRGDIVREMANSYA, encoded by the coding sequence ATGGCCAAAACCGTTGCGGATGTAATGACCTCAAACCCGATCTCGGTAGCCCCCGACACCGTGCTGAAGGATGCCATTCAGCTGATGGCCGACAACCACGTGGGCGGGCTGCCTGTGATCAATGCAGACAATCATCTGGTCGGCATTTTGTCGGAATCTGATCTGATGTGGCAAACTACCGGGGTCGATATGCCCGCCTATATCATGCTGCTCGACAGCGTGATCTATTTAAAGACCCCTAACCAGTACAACCAGGAACTCCACAAAGCCCTCGGCCAACTGGTCAAAGACGTCATGACCGATCACGTTGTCACCATTGCCCCAGATAAATCTCTGCGCGAAGCCGCCCACCTGATGCACGACAAGCAGGTGCGCCGTCTGCCGGTGATAGATGCTGATAAGCAGGTGGTCGGCATCCTCACCCGAGGCGACATTGTGCGAGAAATGGCGAATAGCTACGCCTAG
- the nblB gene encoding phycobilisome degradation protein NblB: protein MAITPNSVRELLHSDDYGDRLRAVNQMRELDSSDAFELVQLAANDSNARVRYAAISQIASLGQQDVATVEPLLRRSLTQDPDPDVQAAAADTIGGLKLKSAYPELATLYHSTDEWLVKFSIVAALGELGEPQAFDLLQEALGSDNELIATAAIGALGELGDRRALPLLLNYTTHPDWQVRHRLVQALAQFSEPDAKSALQQLTTDTSDIVAGTAKQHLGL, encoded by the coding sequence ATGGCTATTACCCCAAACTCGGTTCGAGAACTGCTCCACTCCGATGACTACGGGGATCGGCTGCGGGCGGTCAACCAAATGCGCGAATTGGACTCCTCCGATGCCTTTGAGCTAGTGCAACTAGCGGCTAACGACAGCAATGCTCGGGTGCGTTATGCCGCTATTAGCCAGATTGCCAGTTTGGGGCAGCAAGACGTAGCCACCGTAGAGCCCTTACTGCGGCGATCGCTCACCCAAGACCCTGACCCCGACGTCCAAGCCGCCGCCGCCGACACCATTGGTGGGCTCAAGCTCAAAAGTGCCTATCCTGAACTGGCTACGCTTTACCACAGCACCGACGAGTGGCTAGTGAAATTTAGCATAGTCGCGGCCCTAGGTGAGCTGGGTGAGCCTCAGGCCTTTGACCTTCTGCAAGAAGCCCTAGGCTCAGACAATGAGCTGATTGCCACTGCTGCCATTGGTGCTCTGGGCGAACTGGGCGATCGCCGTGCCCTACCCCTGCTGCTCAATTACACTACTCATCCTGACTGGCAGGTGCGCCACCGCTTAGTGCAGGCCCTAGCTCAGTTTTCTGAGCCCGATGCTAAATCGGCGCTGCAACAGCTCACCACCGATACATCTGACATTGTTGCTGGTACGGCCAAACAGCACCTAGGCCTCTAA
- a CDS encoding isochorismate lyase — MPTPDQCQNMADIRAEIDRLDRQVIALLGQRFAYVKAASQFKTSETAVKAPDRFQAMLQQRRVWAEEEGLNGDAIEALYRDLVNHFIAEEMKHWQQSQTEQA, encoded by the coding sequence ATGCCTACCCCCGACCAGTGCCAAAACATGGCCGACATTCGCGCCGAGATTGATCGGCTCGATCGCCAGGTGATTGCCCTCCTGGGCCAGCGCTTTGCCTACGTCAAAGCGGCGTCTCAGTTCAAAACCAGCGAGACTGCGGTCAAAGCCCCCGATCGCTTTCAGGCCATGCTTCAGCAGCGCCGGGTGTGGGCCGAGGAAGAAGGGCTGAATGGTGATGCGATCGAAGCCCTCTATCGCGACCTAGTCAACCACTTCATCGCCGAAGAAATGAAGCACTGGCAACAGTCTCAGACTGAACAAGCCTAA